Below is a genomic region from Deltaproteobacteria bacterium.
CGCGCGGGTAGTCGGGATTGGCCTTGAGATCGTAAACGTGGATGTTGTCGTTAAAGGCGCGTCGATTCGTTCCCGACGAAAAGGAAGTCCGTGCGCGTCGCTTACGCAGCGCCGGTTCGTTGCACAGATAGGCGGCCTCGTCGTCGATGGTGTAGCCCCAGACGTCGATGTCGCCCGGATCGTGATCGATGCCCGTGTCGATTGCGACGATCTCTCCCGAGTCCGCGTTCACGGCGATCTCGGCGTAGGTGCGTCCGCCGGCGACCACACCGGAAAATGCCCACACCGGCACGATTCCGTCGCGATACCGGTACTGGAGTTCGACCTTTTCATATTGGAGCGAACTCGGATCGGCGTCGAATTCGGTCTCGATGCTCACCGCGGCCTGTTCCTCGGAGACGGTCGCGGCGGCGTCCGGGCTCAGTCCGCCGACGAATTCTCCCTGCACGGCGATGAGTCGATCGGACTTGTCGAAGACCGCGAGCATGGACCGCGTGACGAACGGCAGGCCGTCGATCATCTGCGGAAACTTGACGATGGTGAACTCGGCGCAACGAGGTTCGTAAAACTCGTCGTCGATCAGCGCGGGCAACGGTTCCATGCCGTCGCGGTCGCACGAATAGACGATCTGGGCCGGGCCGAACGCGGACTTGAGCATGTCAGCGTCGATCCGTTCGCCCCCCCCCCCGGCGCTCAAAAGATCGCCGTTGCGGGTCACGAACGCGAAGAACGCCGTGGAGTAATCGCCGCCGGATTCGATCGGCGAAAATCCCGACACACTGAACGGACGGTCGAACAGTCTTCCGTCGTTGACCGCCGCGCCGGGGTTGTCGTGCAGTAACCGGTCGCGGGCAGCATCGCCCGATTGCGCGCCGTAAGCCGGGCCGACGGCCAGAACGGCCAATGTGAGGGTCATCAACAACCATCGCGCTCTCCAGGGAAACCTTCCACGCATCACATTTTCCTCCATGGTTAAACCGGTCGTCGCGCGGACCACGAGCCGCGCAACCGCACCGGGAATTTCCCTTCTAAGCATTGAACTGATTGAATTTTCGAGAGATTTTTGATCGCGCTCGAAATGTCATTGCCGAGCGAGGGTGATTGCGGATAGCCGGTCGTTGAAAAATGGCGAAACCGCTCAAGGCGACCTGTCATTTCGTGCGAGGCCGTCAGTCCGAGTTGAGAAATCCCTTTATATTTCGATCGTTTAAGGGATTCCTCCGCTCCGCTTCGCTTCGGTCGGAATGACAGAATTCCTTGCGACGAGAGTTTTTCAATGCGTCGGCAGAATGCCCGTGGAAATAGCTCGGATCTGAAGAAAATGCCTTTGCTTCGACTCACGGCGTCTTCCCGTCCCGTCTTTTCCGATCTGAACGCGAATCTCCCTGACGCTTCTTTTCACGATACGCCTATGAAAATGGAAACGCAAGGAAAATCATCGCCAAATTTCCGTGGTAGAAATAATTCTAGATCTCCGCCCCCGGCATTCAACAACAGATTTTAGAAAAACGTTGGGACGTACGAGAGGTCGGGCAAAGGCGATGCTGTCGAGGTCCCATACGTGCTGCCCCGGAAGGGACTCTTGTGGGCGATGCCGAATGGAAAAAAGGCAAAAAAGGGCCCCCACGTGTGCCATGTCCCGTGGGGGCCGAATAGAAGGAGAAGACCGTTTGGGCTTGGGAATGACCGCCCGACCTTCGGTCTGTAGGCCGGGCGGCGTGGGGCCTTTAGAAGACGACCTTGGCCTGGAGCTCGGCGAGCGAATCGGTGTTCGAGTCGCTGTCCGAACCGGTCAGGAACTGCACCGCGAGGTGCAGGCCGTCGATGTAGTCGGTGCCGACGTAGCCGCCGAACTGCGTGTAGGTGGTGGGCTCGAACTCGGGATCGAGGCCCGCCGTGCCGAGCCAATCGAGGCCCGACACGCCCGCGTACTTGCCGCCGACCTGAACGCGCTTCTTGTCGAACATCAGCGCGAGCTCGCCGTGCGTGGCGGAGATCGCCGTGGCCTCGCCGGCCGCGTCCACGTATTCGAGTTCGTCGAACTCGCCGGTGGTGGCGTACTCGCCGGCCACGCCGATCGCGACCATGTCGTTCACCGCGAAGACGCCGTTGGCGTACGCGCCGTAGGCCGGGACGTTGGCGTCGTAGAGGACCACGTCGTCGGTGGCGTCATTCGGCGTGTCCGCGATGTCCTGCGCCATCAGCAGGCCGCCCACGCCACGCAGCGTCTCCGTCGCGTCGGACAGGTAGTAGCCGCCGATTTCCAGCACCTGGTCGTCGAGGTTCGCGAGCGGATACACCGCCAGCGCCGCGGCAACGTCGCCGATCGTGTCGTCGCCCGGGTCGGCCGCGCCGTTGTCATCCTGCACGGTGTCGAAATTGCCGTTGAACACGTGGGCCGACACGGTGGCGAACTTGTGCGTGTACCCGACGCCCAGACCGCTCGCCCGCGTCCAGAACAGATCCTGCACCCGCGTGTAGCCGGGGCCCCAGGAGGTAAAGTCGCCGACCGGCGGATAGTACTTGCCCATCTTGGCCCAGATCTCGCCGCCGTCGCCCTTGTTGAAGGCGTATTTCGTGATCAGGTAGAACTCGTCGATCGTCAGGCTCTCGGTGCGGCCCGTGTGGTCGCCGTTCGACCAATCGACGTAGTAGAAGACCGCGTCGGCCGTGACGTAATCGTTGATGTCCACGTGCGGGGCCACCGCGGCCTCGAAGACCTTGATGTCGGACGACGAGATGGCTTCGGCGACCGACTCGTCCACGTCCGGCGTCCACGTATAGAACTGCACGCGCGTGTCCAGGTAGCCGGTGAACGAAATCCTCTCCGCCCACGACTCCTCGTCCGCGGCCATGGCCGTCGCGGCGAACGCCGCCATGCACATCACGATCGCAATGGTCACTCGGACTCGCATTCGATACCCCCACGTTGGAATGGAATACACCGGGAACAACATTACCCGATCGCCTCGCTTCCCGTCTCGCCGGTCCGAATGCGGATGCACTCCGGCAGGTCGAGGATGAAGATCTTTCCGTCGCCGATCTTGCCGGAGCGCGCCCCGGCAACGATCGCGTCCACCGTCGGCTTGACGAAATCGTCGTTGACCGCGATCTCGAGCCGCACCTTTTTGAGCAGGTTCACTTCGATGTCCACGCCGCGGTACATCTCGTGGAACCCTTTTTGCTGACCGCAGCCCAGGGCGTTGGTCACGGACATCTTGTAGACTTCCTTCTCGTAGAGCCGCTGCTTCACGTCGGAGAGCTTCTCCGGCTGGATATACGCAATGATGAGTTTCATCGGATCGCCCCCTTTATTCGACCGTGAAGACCTGGAAGCCGCTGTACGACTCCATGCCGTGTTCGCTGATGTCCAGACCGCGCTGTTCCTCGTGATGGTGCGCGCGGATGCCGATCGTCACCTTCATCGCGTAAGTGACCGCGAAGACGCACGCGAACACGAACAGACAGCAGGCGGCGCTTCCGATGAGCTGAACGCCGAGTTGCGAGAACCCGCCGCCCATGAACAGTCCGTCGTTGGGAAGGCCAAGGGCCTTCTGGCCCCACAGGCCGACGGCGATGGTGCCGAAGATGCCGTTGGTGCCGTGCACTGAGATCGCGCCGACTGCGTCATCGACCTTGATTTTGTCGATGAATGCGACCGAGAGGCACACGAGCACGCCGGCGATGAGTCCGATGATGATCGACGCATTCGGCGAAACGAACGCACACGGGGCCGTGATCGCGACCAGACCGGCGAGCGAGCCGTTGAGCGTGAAGCTCAGATCGGGCTTGCCGAATCGCGCCCAGGCGTATCCCATGGCCGACATCGCGCCGGCCGAGGCCGCGAGCGTGGTGTTGAGGGTGATGAGGCCGATCAGTTTGCCGTCACCGACC
It encodes:
- a CDS encoding P-II family nitrogen regulator — encoded protein: MKLIIAYIQPEKLSDVKQRLYEKEVYKMSVTNALGCGQQKGFHEMYRGVDIEVNLLKKVRLEIAVNDDFVKPTVDAIVAGARSGKIGDGKIFILDLPECIRIRTGETGSEAIG